One Bdellovibrio bacteriovorus genomic window, CAACAGCCTAGTCTGGAAAGCGGAAGATAAGGCGGGATTTGATTATACCATCGCGATCGAATTGCTCCCCGCACCTGCAGATCGTGGCACGATTGTGCGTCTGATGGTCGCCTATGAAAATATGTTAGGAGAAATTGCCGGGAAGTTTGAAAAAATTTTCGGTAAAGATGCGGAAGTCACGTCAAAGAAAAACCTGCAACGTCTAAAAGCATTTTGTGAAACGGGCAGTGTGCCGACCACCGAAGGTCAGCCCAGTGGTCGTGAAGAAGATTTAGAAGAAACAAAGCACTAAGGAAGGATTATTTATGAGAGCACTTACCTGGGAAGGCAAACAAAGCGTTGCCGTTAAAAATGTCCGTGATCCAAAAATTCTAAGACCTGAAGATGTGATTATCAAAATCACCACGGCCGCCATCTGCGGCTCGGATTTGCATCTTTATAATGGCGTGATTCCAACTATGAAAAAGGGCGACATCTTGGGCCATGAAAACATGGGAGAAATTGTCGAAGTAGGATCTGCCGTGAAAAATCTTAAAGTCGGCGACAAAATCGTGGTGGCATTTGATATTGGTTGCGGCAAATGTTGGCACTGCGAACATGAAGAGTATTCGGTCTGTGATAACTCTAATCCCAACGCGCATATCGCGGAAATGCTTTATGGATCTAGCGGGGCGGGCCTTTTTGGTTATTCCCATATTTACGGTGGCTACGCCGGGGGACAAGCCGAATACTTGCGCGTCCCTTACGCCGAAACAAATTCAATTGTTGTTCCCAAAGGGATTGATGACGAAAAGGTTTTATTTTTAAGTGACATCTTTCCTACCGGTTGGATGGCTGCTGAAAATGCCAATATTAAAGAAGGCGACACCGTGGCCATCTGGGGCGCGGGTCCCGTCGGTCAAATGGCTATTCGCAGTGCTTTCTTAATGGGGGCCGAGCGAGTGATCGCCATTGATCACTATGAAAGTCGTCTGCAATTAGCCGCCGAGGCCGGGGCGGAAGTCATCAACTTTGATAAAACCGGGGATGGCATTTTAGACGAAATAAAATATCTGACTGGTGGTGTGGGCCCGGATTCATGTATTGATGCCGTGGGATTGGAAGCTCACGGACAGACGGTGACGGCGATGATGGACCGAGCAAAAATGGCGTTGTCGCTAGCGACGGATCGTCCCGATGTTCTTCGCCAATGCATGCAAGCTTGCCGTAAGGCCGGAACAGTCTCCATTCCTGGGGTTTATGGTGGGCTTTTAGATAAAGTCCCATTTGGTGCGGCCTTTGGTAAAGGTTTAAAATTCGGTATGGGACAAACCCACACGCAAAAATATATGAAGCCTTTATTAGATCTGATCCTTGAAGGAAAAATCGATCCCTCTGAAATTATCAGTCACCGCATCGATATCAGCCAAGGGCCAGATGCTTATAAAAACTTTAATGACAACAAAGAGGAATACCGCAAGGTCGTTATTAAAATGCACTAGCAGGATTTTTTTGTAGGAGAGAGCATGACGAAGCTAAAAAAGATTTTTAAAAACAATGGTCTTTCAATCGTGATGTTTTCTTTATTTTTGGTGTTTATTCTTTCTCAGTTCTTTATTGGGCGAGTGGATTTCAATGAAGACTTAGAACGCCATGGGCGGCCTCCGGTGACAATGTCTGAATACTTAAGCAGTGGGCATTTTATCGAGGCGACTTTTGAGAACTGGGAAAGTGAATTCTTTCAGATGGGTCTCTATGTGATACTTACGGCCTTTTTGTATCAGCGCGGCTCCTCTGAATCTAATAAACTACCGGAAGAAAAACAGGATCCTTATGAAAGCCAAATTGAAGAGCTCGAAGAAGCTCAGAAGAAAGCTCTCTTAGCCCGTGAAGGCCATCCCTGGCCTTTAAAAGCGGGCGGGGTGTGGAAGTTTCTATACAGTTACTCTTTATCCATCACATTATTGGTTTTATTTTTTATTTCTTGGTTTTTACAAGGTTATGGTGGCTGGAAAAATGAAAACTTGGAGAGATCTTTTTACAATGAAGCCCCTTTAGAATTTTTAGAGTTCTTTGCCTCAAGCAAATTTTGGTTTCAAACCATGCAGAACTGGCAAAGTGAATTCGTTTCAGTCGCACTTTTAGTGGTCTTTTCAATATATCTTAGACAAAAAGGCTCTTCACAGTCCAAAGACGTGGATGCGCCTCACAGCATGACGGAGGGATAGATCATGGCAAGAAAGTATTCTAAATCAGCAGGTAAAGACGTTGAGTCGGCAATGCGCCGTAAGAAAAAGGGAAAGCTTAAAAGTGGCCCCGGCGGTAAAGGCGGTACGGTGAAAAGTCGTAAGCAGGCTATCGCCATAGGACTTTCTGAGGCCCGCGCGAAGGGGAAGAAAGTGCCAAAAAAGAAAACGGGAAAAAAGGCCACCACCAAGAAAAAGGCTTCAAAGAAAAAGACCGGCCGCAAAAAAGCTTCCCGGAAGTAATTTTGCCGAAGCTTAGCTACAACGGCAACTTAGTGCTTCATCGGCAGCTGGGTTGCTGTTACAGACTGATACTGGCGGATATGGGTGTCTGTACTTTTAATTCATTTTTCATCAAACCCAAGGCCTGATCGTTCAGTGTCTTGGTGTTTGAGGCGATGCAGTCCCTTGGTACGGTGATTTTAAAATCGCGCATATGAGCATCATGCACGGTAAAAAGGATGCAAATATTGCCCGCCACGCCGGTAAGGATTAAATTCTCAATTCCCAGGTCTTTCAGAAATACTTCTAAATTCGTTGAATAAAAAGCGGAGTGGCGCGGTTTTAAGATGAAGTAGTCTTCAGGGTCGGGATGCAGAATTTTTGCGATCTCTCGGCCTCGGCTTTTTGGAGCCGCACAGGTTTTATAAACTTCTTCCCAGCTGGATTTCCAATTGCCAAAGTTATCGTTCACATAGACGACCGCGGCACCCCTTTTTGCCATCTTCTTTTTTAGTTTTAAAATATTTTTTGCCACGGGCAGGGCCTGCTTAGCCAGCATCGGCCCTTCGGGAAAGTCCAAGGTGTTGAGCATATCAATAATCAGCAAGGCCGTTTTTGATTTCACCTTGGTTGGTTTGTCGTTGGGTTTCATTTTCTAAATTAAGCTCAGCGTTTGCCCAACAGTTTTAATTTTTGTCGCCAGTGACTTTGATTTGTCGATAAAGCCGACATATTTAAAATGTTTTAACTCGGGCACGATCAGATCCGAATAGTTCGCCGAAGTATAAATAAGCACCGGCATGCGCTTAGGACGAGGTTCTGAACTCCACATGTCTTCCATTGCTGACAGAGTGTCATAGCCCCCCAAGTTTGGCATATTCCAATCTAAAACGATCAGATCGTATTTTCTGGTGCGCATCAAGGTCAGCGCATCTTTTCCATCAAAAGCAATATCCGCATCGCAATGATAGTGATTAAAAACAGTCGAAATAAGTCGCACTGAATCCAGGCAATCGTCAACGACGAGAACTTTAGGATTCGCAAAACAATTTAAATTAAGTTCTTGCATCATGGTGATTGTCTCCTCTTTAAAATTCAAAACTTAAGTAAGAATAAAAGAGGACAACCCGTGGAATCAAGGCCTGGGCCAATAGATTTCTAAAATTTCATCTATGAAATATTTTAGGCGAAACTCCACGGGGATCAATTTATTTTCTGCTGTA contains:
- a CDS encoding cysteine hydrolase family protein → MKSKTALLIIDMLNTLDFPEGPMLAKQALPVAKNILKLKKKMAKRGAAVVYVNDNFGNWKSSWEEVYKTCAAPKSRGREIAKILHPDPEDYFILKPRHSAFYSTNLEVFLKDLGIENLILTGVAGNICILFTVHDAHMRDFKITVPRDCIASNTKTLNDQALGLMKNELKVQTPISASISL
- a CDS encoding DUF6766 family protein, producing MTKLKKIFKNNGLSIVMFSLFLVFILSQFFIGRVDFNEDLERHGRPPVTMSEYLSSGHFIEATFENWESEFFQMGLYVILTAFLYQRGSSESNKLPEEKQDPYESQIEELEEAQKKALLAREGHPWPLKAGGVWKFLYSYSLSITLLVLFFISWFLQGYGGWKNENLERSFYNEAPLEFLEFFASSKFWFQTMQNWQSEFVSVALLVVFSIYLRQKGSSQSKDVDAPHSMTEG
- a CDS encoding zinc-dependent alcohol dehydrogenase, whose protein sequence is MRALTWEGKQSVAVKNVRDPKILRPEDVIIKITTAAICGSDLHLYNGVIPTMKKGDILGHENMGEIVEVGSAVKNLKVGDKIVVAFDIGCGKCWHCEHEEYSVCDNSNPNAHIAEMLYGSSGAGLFGYSHIYGGYAGGQAEYLRVPYAETNSIVVPKGIDDEKVLFLSDIFPTGWMAAENANIKEGDTVAIWGAGPVGQMAIRSAFLMGAERVIAIDHYESRLQLAAEAGAEVINFDKTGDGILDEIKYLTGGVGPDSCIDAVGLEAHGQTVTAMMDRAKMALSLATDRPDVLRQCMQACRKAGTVSIPGVYGGLLDKVPFGAAFGKGLKFGMGQTHTQKYMKPLLDLILEGKIDPSEIISHRIDISQGPDAYKNFNDNKEEYRKVVIKMH
- a CDS encoding response regulator, whose protein sequence is MMQELNLNCFANPKVLVVDDCLDSVRLISTVFNHYHCDADIAFDGKDALTLMRTRKYDLIVLDWNMPNLGGYDTLSAMEDMWSSEPRPKRMPVLIYTSANYSDLIVPELKHFKYVGFIDKSKSLATKIKTVGQTLSLI
- a CDS encoding DUF6496 domain-containing protein — translated: MARKYSKSAGKDVESAMRRKKKGKLKSGPGGKGGTVKSRKQAIAIGLSEARAKGKKVPKKKTGKKATTKKKASKKKTGRKKASRK